The proteins below come from a single Ictidomys tridecemlineatus isolate mIctTri1 chromosome 8, mIctTri1.hap1, whole genome shotgun sequence genomic window:
- the Nmbr gene encoding neuromedin-B receptor: MPPKSFPNLSLFIGANQSDFVPKVSEKDFLPGSDGTTAELVVRCVIPSLYLFIISVGLLGNIMLVKIFVTNSAMRSVPNIFISNLAAGDLLLLLTCVPVDASRYFFDEWMFGKVGCKLIPAIQLTSVGVSVFTLTALSADRYRAIVNPMDVQASGALLWTCVKAVGIWVISVLLAVPEAVFSEVARIDSLDNSSFAACIPYPQTDELHPKIHSVLIFLVYFLIPLTIISIYYYHIAKTLIKSAHNLPGEYNEHTKKQMETRKRLAKIVLVFVGCFVFCWFPNHILYLYRSFNYKEIDPSLGHMIVTLVARVLSFCNSCVNPFALYLLSESFRKHFNSQLCCGRKSYPERNTSYLLSSSAVRMTSLKSNAKNVVTNSALLNGHSVKQEMAL; the protein is encoded by the exons ATGCCTCCCAAATCTTTCCCCAACCTCTCCCTGTTCATCGGAGCCAATCAGAGCGATTTCGTTCCCAAAGTGTCAGAAAAAGATTTCCTGCCGGGCTCCGACGGGACCACCGCGGAGTTGGTGGTCCGCTGTGTGATTCCGTCCCTCTACCTGTTCATCATCTCGGTGGGCTTGCTGGGCAACATCATGCTGGTGAAGATCTTCGTCACCAATAGCGCCATGAGGAGCGTCCCCAACATCTTCATCTCTAACTTGGCGGCGGGGGATTTGCTGCTTCTGCTCACCTGCGTCCCGGTGGACGCCTCGCGCTACTTCTTTGATGAGTGGATGTTTGGCAAGGTGGGCTGCAAACTGATCCCGGCCATCCAGCTCACCTCCGTGGGGGTTTCTGTGTTCACGCTCACTGCCCTCAGCGCAGACAG GTACAGAGCCATAGTAAATCCCATGGACGTGCAGGCATCGGGGGCTTTGCTGTGGACCTGTGTGAAGGCCGTGGGCATCTGGGTGATCTCCGTGTTGTTGGCAGTTCCTGAAGCTGTATTTTCAGAAGTGGCACGCATTGACAGCTTGGATAATAGCAGCTTCGCAGCATGTATACCTTACCCTCAGACAGATGAATTACATCCAAAGATTCATTCGGTGCTCATATTTTTGGTCTATTTCCTCATACCACTTACTAttattagcatttattattacCACATTGCAAAAACTTTAATTAAAAGTGCACATAATCTTCCTGGAGAGTACAACGAGCATACGAAAAAGCAG ATGGAAACACGGAAACGCCTGGCTAAAATTGTGCTGGTCTTTGTGGGATGCTTTGTCTTCTGTTGGTTTCCAAATCACATTCTCTACCTTTACCGGTCCTTCAACTATAAGGAGATTGACCCATCTCTAGGTCACATGATTGTCACCTTAGTTGCCAGAGTGCTGAGTTTTTGTAATTCCTGTGTCAATCCATTTGCGCTTTATCTCCTCAGTGAAAGCTTCAGGAAACATTTTAATAGCCAGTTGTGTTGTGGGAGGAAGTCCTATCCAGAGAGAAACACCAGCTACCTCCTTAGCTCTTCAGCTGTGCGTATGACATCTCTGAAAAGCAATGCAAAGAACGTGGTGACCAATTCTGCGCTACTAAATGGGCACAGTGTGAAACAGGAAATGGCGCTGTGA